A part of Emys orbicularis isolate rEmyOrb1 chromosome 13, rEmyOrb1.hap1, whole genome shotgun sequence genomic DNA contains:
- the VARS2 gene encoding valine--tRNA ligase, mitochondrial: protein MAPNWIGSGTGRTLSSLRQLLLQAGPRHVPCGRRTSSQASKSDPEGLGRKMTQLKNKAEKRRRQRERLESIEAGVARRQEVPQGQAKAWAPKDVVLYNIPTAAGQKKDTSVPLPASYSPRYVEAAWYGWWEKEGFFKPEYQSRQPHGKPEIFSLCIPPPNVTGSLHLGHALTVAIEDSLVRWHRMQGFQVLWVPGSDHAGIATQAVVERKLWKERGALRQDLTRGEFLAEVWKWKEEKGDEIFRQLKALGASLDWDRVCFTMDAGFSAAVAEAFVRLHEDGLVYRDQRLVNWSCALRSAISDVEVETRQLQGRTVLPVPGCPAPVPFGVMFTFAYKVDGQEDEELPVATTRPETMLGDMAVAVHPDDPRFTHLHGKRLQHPFTGRLLAIITDPLVERDLGTGAVKVTPAHSHADYELGKHHGLPLVSVIGEDGAMTAVCGDWLQGLNRFVAREKVVSALKERGLYRGMKDHAMTLPLCSRSGDVVENLLKSQWFLRCEEMAQRALEAVESGRLKLTPKFHEKNWRTWLSNISDWCISRQLWWGHQIPAYQVSVSGSCDLGKDGSDALWVVGRTEAEARRKASGILKKPEEEMELVRDADVLDTWFSSALFPFAALGWPRKVGDLQEFYPNSLLETGSDLLFFWVARMVMLGEQLTGELPFSQVFLHSLVRDAHGRKMSKSLGNVVDPLDVIHGASLQDLQGRLRDGNLDPQEAAIAMEGQRRDFPQGIPECGTDALRFALCSHRVQGDDINLDVATVLSSRHFCNKVWNAVRFTLGALGEGFAPQTPEEVCPSSPMDRWILSRLYHTAADCGQRFGEYELHLVTSTIHHFWLHNFCDVYLESVKPVLQSRDQSRILQTRQTLLSCADLGLRLLSPFMPYLTEELWQRLPKPDADSAPSVCVAGYPSAGQLAHWCRPADEDDFLLAQEVVRVARALRVTYRLTRARPPVYLMCSEPAAHRVYEEYREPLQTLSLAGSLKLCPSSKGAEPPVGWVWGRVNNHTEIYMDLQGLVDPEAALPRLAARKKKLERQILELTARTQASGYQEKVSPRAQAECQQKISSLRTELEQLNQALESFGRMSAGLGTPPSADE, encoded by the exons ATGGCACCAAACTGGATTGGATCCGGCACCGGTCGGACTCTGAGCTCCCTCcgccagctgctgctccaggctGGGCCCCGGCACGTCCCCTGCGGGCGGAGAACCTCCTCCCAGGCTAGCAAATCCGACCCCGAGGGGCTGGGGCGGAAAATGACCCAGCTCAAGAACAAGGCAGAGAAGCGGAGGAGGCAGCGTGAGAGGTTGGAGTCCATTGAAGCCGGAGTGGCCCGGAGGCAGGAG GTACCTCAGGGGCAGGCTAAGGCGTGGGCTCCGAAAGACGTGGTTCTGTACAACATCCCAACGGCCGCCGGTCAGAAGAAAG ACACTTCCGTGCCCCTGCCGGCCTCTTACAGCCCCCGCTACGTGGAAGCCGCGTGGTATGGGTGGTGGGAGAAGGAAGGATTCTTCAAACCTGAATATCAG agCCGGCAGCCCCATGGGAAACCAGAAATCTTCTCCCTCTGCATCCCCCCGCCCAACGTCACGGGGTCCTTGCACCTGGGCCATGCCCTCACGGTAGCCATCGAGGACTCGCTGGTGCGATG GCACAGGATGCAGGGCTTCCAGGTGCTGTGGGTGCCGGGATCGGATCATGCCGGAATCGCCACTCAG GCGGTGGTGGAGCGCAAGCTCTGGAAGGAGCGGGGCGCCCTGCGGCAGGACCTGACGCGAGGGGAATTCCTGGCCGAGGTCTGGAAATGGAAAGAGGA GAAAGGGGACGAGATTTTCCGACAGCTCAAGGCTCTGGGGGCATCTCTGGATTGGGACCGAGTTTGCTTCACCATGGACGCT GGGTTCTCAGCGGCCGTGGCAGAGGCGTTCGTGCGATTGCACGAGGACGGGCTGGTGTACCGCGACCAGCGCCTGGTGAACTGGTCATGCGCCCTGCGCTCCGCCATCTCCgatgtggag GTGGAGACCCGGCAGCTCCAGGGTCGGACTGTGCTCCCTGTGCCCGGCTGCCCGGCTCCGGTGCCCTTTGGAGTGATGTTCACCTTTGCCTACAAAGTGGATGGACAGGAGG ACGAGGAGCTCCCCGTGGCCACCACCCGCCCGGAGACGATGCTGGGGGACATGGCTGTGGCCGTCCATCCCGACGACCCACGGTTCACG CACCTGCACGGCAAGCGGCTCCAGCACCCATTCACTGGGCGCCTCCTGGCCATCATCACGGACCCCCTGGTGGAGCGAGACCTGGGCACGG GAGCCGTGAAGGTGACGCCAGCGCACAGCCATGCCGACTACGAACTGGGCAAGCACCATGGGCTGCCCCTGGTCTCTGTGATCGGGGAGGATGGGGCCATGACAGCTGTGTGTGGAGACTGGCTCCAG GGCTTGAATCGCTTTGTGGCTCGTGAGAAAGTGGTGTCTGCTTTGAAGGAGAGAGGCCTGTACCGGGGTATGAAGGATCATGCCATGACGCTGCCCCTCTGCAG TCGCTCCGGAGACGTGGTTGAGAACCTGCTGAAGAGCCAGTGGTTTCTCCGGTGTGAGGAAATGGCCCAGAGAGCCCTGGAG GCTGTGGAGTCAGGGCGTCTGAAACTCACCCCGAAATTTCATGAGAAGAACTGGAGGACGTGGCTGTCCAACATCAG CGATTGGTGCATTTCCCGACAGCTGTGGTGGGGCCATCAGATTCCAGCCTATCAGGTCTCTGTCTCAGGGTCATGTGACTTAGGCAAG GATGGGAGTGATGCATTGTGGGTTGTGGGCAGGACAGAGGCAGAAGCCCGCAGAAAAGCATCAGGGATTTTGAAGAAACCGGAAGAGGAAATGGAGCTGGTGAGAG ATGCTGATGTCCTGGATACCTGGTTCTCTTCTGCTCTCTTCCCCTTCGCCGCGCTGGGCTGGCCCCGTAAG GTTGGAGACCTCCAGGAATTCTATCCCAACAGCCTCTTGGAGACGGGCAGCGACCTGCTCTTCTTCTGGGTGGCTCGGATGGTGATGCTGGGGGAGCAGCTGACTGGAGAGCTGCCATTCTCCCAG GTTTTCCTGCATTCCCTGGTACGTGATGCCCACGGCCGGAAGATGAGTAAATCTCTGGGGAATGTCGTAGACCCACTGGACGTCATTCACGGGGCCTCGCTGCAg GATTTGCAGGGGAGGCTGCGAGATGGGAACCTGGACCCCCAAGAGGCAGCCATCGCTATGGAGGGACAG AGACGAGACTTCCCCCAGGGGATCCCCGAATGCGGCACCGACGCCCTGAGATTCGCGCTGTGCTCCCATCGGGTCCAAG GGGACGACATTAACCTGGATGTGGCCACGGTGCTGAGCTCCCGGCACTTCTGCAACAAGGTGTGGAACGCCGTCCGATTCACTCTGGgggccctgggagaggggtttGCCCCACAGACCCCGGAGGAG gtctgccccagctcccccatgGACCGATGGATCCTTAGTCGTCTCTACCACACTGCAGCGGACTGCGGCCAGCGGTTCGGGGAGTATGAGCTGCATTTGGTCACATCCACCATCCACCACTTCTGGCTGCACAACTTCTGCGACGTCTACTTG GAGTCGGTGAAGCCCGTGCTGCAGAGCAGGGATCAATCCCGGATCCTGCAGACCCGCCAGACGCTCCTCAGCTGCGCCGACCTGGGCCTGCGCCTCCTCTCGCCCTTCATGCCCTACCTGACGGAGGAGCTGTGGCAGCGGCTCCCCAAGCCGGACGCAGACTCCGCTCCCAGCGTCTGCGTGGCCGGATACCCCAGTGCTGGGCAGCTG GCCCATTGGTGTCGCCCCGCGGATGAGGACGACTTCCTGCTGGCGCAGGAAGTGGTGCGGGTGGCGCGCGCCCTGAGGGTGACCTACCGGCTGACGAGAGCCCGGCCGCCCG TCTACCTGATGTGCTCAGAGCCAGCTGCCCACAGGGTGTATGAGGAGTACAGAGAGCCCCTGCAAACCCTGTCCCTGGCCGGCTCTCTGAAGCTTTGCCCCTCCTCCAAGGGTGCGGAGCCTCCtgtgggctgggtgtgggggagagtgAACAACCACACTGAGATCTATATGGACCTGCAG GGGCTGGTTGACCCCGAGGCGGCGCTACCCCGGCTAGCGGCCCGTAAGAAGAAGCTGGAGCGGCAGATCTTGGAGCTCACAGCACGGACCCAGGCGTCTGGCTACCAGGAGAAGGTCTCACCGAGAGCCCAGGCAGAGTGTCAGCAGAAG ATTTCCTCTCTCCGGACTGAGCTGGAGCAGCTGAATCAGGCCCTGGAGAGTTTCGGCCGCATgtcagcagggctgggaacgccTCCGTCAGCCGACGAATGA
- the LOC135888401 gene encoding E3 ubiquitin-protein ligase TRIM39-like encodes MAAVHGKALEDDLACPICLDSFQDPVLLNCGHNFCQACITRVWDGLEENFSCPKCGKRFRERHLHPNPLLGKVVERARQLGWGAEGSMCQKHKERLKLFCEEDQALICVVCDRSKEHRAHRVVPIEEAAQDYKGQFQRHLQILKKESASQEAFTVSEGRRLETLLAHTKAEKQQVVSAFQHLYRRLQEKERFLLKGLGNVAQGVKQLRQENISRLHQRATLLHGLVAELEGKCRLPDAELLKDAESTLNKYKKMTLPELASVPMAELEESIRYHSRKRRALQDKMWESQEILTLDAASAHPGLVVSPDRHSVWHGNSGGCPPSDHRRFFPASCILGSEGFSSGRHRWEVEVGDKDGWAVGVARESVRRRDPTQLQPQHGVWAVELGQFQLLSMYRWLPAAVPSRRPHRIQVCLDYEGGRVSFYDAKNLTPLFTFTASFTETLFPFFWLWAPSARITLCP; translated from the exons ATGGCCGCTGTTCATGGGAAAGCTCTGGAAGATGACCTGGCCTGTCCCATCTGCTTGGATTCCTTCCAAGACCCCGTCCTCCTGAACTGTGGGCACAATTTCTGCCAGGCCTGCATCACCCGGGTCTGGGACGGACTGGAAGAAAACTTTTCCTGTCCCAAGTGCGGGAAGAGATTCCGGGAGAGGCAtttgcacccaaaccccctgctggggaaggtggtggagagagccaggcagctggggtggggggcagagggcagcaTGTGCCAGAAGCACAAGGAGAGGCTCAAGCTGTTCTGCgaggaggatcaggccctgatcTGCGTGGTGTGTGACAGATCCAAAGAGCACAGAGCTCACAGGGTGGTTCCCATCGAGGAGGCAGCCCAGGATTACAAG ggccaatttcaAAGGCACCTGCAGATTCTGAAAAAGGAGAGCGCCAGCCAGGAGGCCTTCACCGTCAGCGAAGGGAGGAGGCTGGAGACGCTGCTG GCTCACACCAAGGCTGAGAAGCAGCAAGTGGTGTCCGCCTTCCAGCATCTGTATCGGCGGCTGCAGGAAAAGGAGCGCTTCCTACTGAAGGGGCTGGGTAACGTGGCCCAGGGTGTGAAGCAGCTGCGGCAGGAGAACATCAGCCGGCTCCACCAGAGGGCGACTCTGCTGCATGGACTGGTAGCCGAGCTAGAGGGGAAGTGCCGGCTGCCAGATGCTGAGCTCCTCAag GACGCCGAAAGCACCTTGAACAA GTATAAAAAGATGACGCTGCCCGAATTGGCGTCTGTGCCcatggctgaactggaggagagCATCAGGTATCACTCCCGCAAGAGGAGAGCTCTCCAGGACAAGATGTGGGAGAGCCAGG AGATCCTGACCCTGGATGCCGCCTCTGCTCACCCTGGCCTGGTGGTGTCCCCAGACCGGCACAGCGTGTGGCATGGGAACAGCGGGGGCTGCCCGCCCAGCGACCACCGCAGATTCTTCCCGGCCTCCTGCATCCTGGGCTCTGAGGGCTTCTCCTCGGGCCGGCAccgctgggaggtggaggtgggggacaaGGACGGCTGGGCGGTGGGGGTGGCGAGGGAGTCCGTGAGGAGGAGGGACCCCacgcagctgcagccccagcacggGGTGTGGGCTGTGGAGCTGGGACAGTTCCAGCTCCTTTCCATGTACCGATGGTTACCAGCGGCAGTCCCGAGCCGAAGGCCCCACAGGATCCAGGTTTGTCTGGACTACGAAGGGGGACGGGTGTCGTTCTACGACGCCAAGAACCTGACCCCACTGTTCACTTTCACGGCCTCCTTCACCGAGACACTCTTCCCTTTCttctggctctgggcccccagcGCCCGCATCACGCTGTGCCCCTGA